In a single window of the Danio aesculapii chromosome 20, fDanAes4.1, whole genome shotgun sequence genome:
- the gpr63 gene encoding probable G-protein coupled receptor 63 — MLYSSTSPPVASGQPNPSARPASQPAGARAMENSSSKLNSSPDFRTLSEYITPSSVWQEPVEGLNLPLQVFLGLVIICVLLLAFLGNMVVCVMVYQRAAMRSAINILLASLAFADMMLAVLNMPFALVTMVTTRWIFGDVFCRVSAMFFWMFVMEGVAILMIISVDRFLIIVQKQDKLSPRSAKLLIAVSWCLSFCFSFPLSFGYPALYIPPRAPQCVFGYTAERGDHAYVMLIMLLFFFVPFLVMLYTFMGILSTLRHNALRIHSHPDSVCLSQASKLGLMSLQRPFQMNIDMSFKTRAFTTILILFSVFTACWAPFATYSLLSTFSRTFYYRQNFFQISTWLLWICYLKSALNPLIYYWRIKKFRDACLDLMPKYFKFLPQLPGHTKRRIRPSAVYVCGEHRSVV, encoded by the coding sequence ATGCTTTATTCGTCCACTAGTCCTCCTGTGGCTTCAGGGCAGCCGAATCCCTCAGCTCGGCCAGCGTCCCAGCCCGCGGGCGCACGAGCCATGGAGAACTCCTCCAGCAAACTCAACAGCTCGCCGGACTTCCGGACTCTGTCAGAATACATCACTCCGTCATCAGTTTGGCAGGAGCCCGTGGAGGGTCTGAACCTGCCCTTGCAGGTGTTCTTGGGCCTGGTGATTATCTGCGTGCTGCTGCTGGCCTTCCTGGGGAACATGGTGGTGTGTGTAATGGTCTACCAGAGGGCTGCGATGCGCTCGGCCATCAACATCCTGCTGGCCAGCCTCGCCTTCGCTGACATGATGTTAGCGGTCCTCAACATGCCCTTCGCTTTGGTCACCATGGTGACCACACGCTGGATCTTCGGTGACGTGTTTTGCCGCGTGTCAGCCATGTTCTTCTGGATGTTTGTTATGGAGGGAGTAGCTATTCTGATGATCATCAGCGTGGACCGTTTTCTAATCATCGTGCAGAAGCAGGACAAGCTCAGTCCACGCAGTGCCAAATTGTTAATCGCGGTCTCGTGGTGTTTGTCCTTCTGCTTCTCCTTCCCTCTTTCCTTCGGCTATCCCGCGCTCTACATTCCCCCCAGGGCTCCGCAGTGTGTTTTCGGATACACCGCCGAGCGTGGAGACCATGCCTACGTGATGCTGATCATGCTGTTGTTTTTCTTCGTCCCGTTTCTGGTGATGCTCTACACGTTTATGGGAATCTTGAGCACGCTCCGCCACAACGCGCTGCGCATCCACTCGCACCCAGACTCGGTGTGCCTCAGCCAGGCCAGCAAGCTGGGTCTGATGAGCCTCCAGAGGCCTTTTCAGATGAACATCGACATGAGCTTCAAAACACGTGCCTTCACCACCATCCTCATCTTGTTCTCCGTCTTCACCGCATGCTGGGCGCCGTTTGCCACCTACAGCCTGCTGTCCACCTTCAGCCGGACCTTCTACTACAGGCAGAACTTCTTCCAGATCAGCACATGGCTCCTGTGGATCTGCTACCTCAAATCAGCCCTGAATCCTCTGATCTACTACTGGCGCATCAAGAAGTTTCGCGACGCCTGCCTTGACTTGATGCCCAAGTACTTCAAGTTCCTGCCGCAGCTGCCTGGCCACACCAAGAGACGCATCCGCCCCAGCGCTGTTTATGTGTGCGGGGAGCATCGCTCTGTGGTTTAG